A window of Ignavibacterium sp. contains these coding sequences:
- a CDS encoding aldo/keto reductase has product MNIHSKCKLNNGYEMPYFGLGVYKAAPGKETIEAVSYALEIGYRLIDTAAVYGNEKEVGIAVKQSGIPREEIFITTKLWNDDHGYDLALKAFDESLKRLQLDYVDLYLIHWPVPNLRKESWRALEKIYSEGRCKAIGVSNYMIRHLEEMKEYSNVIPTVNQVEFSPFLYQKELLEYCRSNKIEVEAYSPLARMKKKNNPVVNSIAKKYNKTHAQILIRWCLEHKLIVIPKSANKKRIKENAEVFDFKLSAEDMKVLNELNENFRVSWDPSEIE; this is encoded by the coding sequence ATGAACATTCATTCTAAATGCAAATTAAATAATGGCTATGAAATGCCGTACTTCGGACTTGGAGTTTATAAAGCTGCTCCTGGTAAAGAAACAATAGAAGCGGTTTCTTATGCTTTAGAAATTGGTTATAGATTAATTGATACTGCAGCAGTTTATGGAAATGAAAAAGAAGTTGGGATTGCAGTTAAACAGTCGGGAATTCCACGCGAAGAAATATTTATCACAACAAAACTTTGGAATGATGATCACGGTTATGATTTAGCATTAAAAGCATTTGACGAAAGTTTAAAAAGATTACAACTTGATTATGTTGATTTATATCTCATTCATTGGCCTGTTCCAAATCTGAGAAAAGAAAGCTGGAGAGCTTTAGAAAAAATTTATTCGGAAGGAAGATGTAAAGCAATTGGTGTTAGCAATTATATGATCAGACATCTTGAAGAGATGAAAGAATATTCGAATGTAATTCCAACTGTTAATCAGGTTGAGTTTTCTCCTTTTCTTTATCAGAAAGAATTGCTTGAATATTGCCGTTCAAATAAAATTGAAGTTGAAGCATACTCACCTTTAGCCAGAATGAAGAAAAAAAATAATCCGGTTGTAAACAGTATAGCAAAAAAGTATAACAAAACTCACGCTCAGATTTTAATTCGCTGGTGTCTGGAGCATAAACTGATTGTTATTCCAAAGTCTGCAAATAAAAAGAGAATAAAAGAGAATGCTGAAGTTTTTGATTTCAAGTTAAGTGCAGAAGATATGAAAGTATTAAATGAGTTGAATGAAAACTTCAGAGTTTCCTGGGATCCAAGTGAGATTGAGTAA
- a CDS encoding MarR family transcriptional regulator, whose protein sequence is MELNQHAEKLANLTFSLLANCQEKEVRLAEIHGLTQAEFRCLRLFGSDETVNNKKIAERMNLSPSRLTRIIDGLVNKEYIIREIDPNDRRNMRVTLSSKGQSLVKQLNKAYVDIHREILKDIDPDQHEPLTTALEHLLEALEKWLAKS, encoded by the coding sequence ATGGAATTAAATCAACACGCAGAGAAGCTGGCAAACTTAACATTCAGTTTGCTTGCAAATTGTCAGGAAAAAGAAGTTCGGCTGGCAGAAATTCATGGCTTAACTCAAGCAGAATTCCGTTGTCTCAGATTATTTGGTTCGGATGAAACTGTTAATAATAAGAAGATTGCTGAAAGGATGAATTTAAGTCCAAGTAGATTGACAAGGATTATTGATGGATTGGTAAACAAAGAATATATAATCAGAGAGATTGACCCGAATGACAGACGGAATATGAGAGTTACTTTATCATCAAAAGGTCAATCACTTGTTAAGCAATTGAACAAAGCTTATGTAGATATTCATCGGGAAATTCTGAAAGATATTGATCCTGATCAGCATGAACCTTTAACTACAGCTTTGGAACATCTGCTTGAAGCTTTGGAAAAGTGGTTGGCTAAAAGCTAA
- a CDS encoding CocE/NonD family hydrolase translates to MRIKTYSNFLLILIFVLNVFACAQDKENYIKENYDKNEYRIKMRDGVHLYTIVYSPKDKSKKYPIILTRTPYSIGPYGEDKFARFLGPAEQFVKEGYIFVLQDVRGRFMSEGEFDNMRPHKPDKTKNETDESSDTYDTIEWLIKNIPNNNGKVGMWGNSYPGFYTIMGAIDAHPNLAAVSPQAPISDWFIGDDMHHNGAFSLQMSFNFFKNFGIPRKAPTTQWQRGADYPSPDNYSFFLKHTPIKKLNENILKNSIPFWDSIMAHGSYDYFWQERSNLKHLKNIKPAVLIVGGWYDAEDLFGPLNIYKTIEKNDQDNQCRIVMGPWTHGSWIATKGDSLGDFYFGSNTADYYRQKILIPFFNYYLKGIGKPLTSDAYMFNTGENKFYQFNQWPPENVTTSDLFLSSDYKLSFSSDFGSKEFSEYLSDPWNPVPYTSKFLDSKNFYNRTFMIEDQRYVSTRPDVLTFETEPLDTDFTIAGPIEATLYVSTSGTDADFVVKVIDVYPDDEPNPEPNPNQVEMGGYQRLVRAEIMRGKFRNSYENPEPFTPNKIEEVKIKLNDAFHTFKKGHKIMIQIHSSWFPFFDSNPQTFTDIYNADEKDFVKAQIKVYHSKDYQSKISFKIYGEKQ, encoded by the coding sequence ATGCGAATAAAAACATACTCAAACTTTTTACTCATTCTCATCTTTGTTTTAAATGTTTTTGCTTGTGCTCAGGATAAAGAAAACTATATAAAAGAAAATTACGATAAGAATGAGTATCGTATTAAAATGCGGGACGGTGTTCATCTATACACAATTGTCTATTCACCAAAAGATAAATCAAAAAAATATCCGATTATTTTAACACGAACTCCTTATTCAATCGGACCTTATGGTGAAGATAAATTTGCAAGATTCTTAGGACCAGCTGAACAATTCGTTAAAGAAGGTTACATTTTTGTGCTTCAGGATGTTAGAGGAAGATTTATGTCCGAAGGTGAATTTGATAATATGCGACCGCATAAACCTGATAAAACTAAGAACGAAACTGATGAAAGCAGTGACACTTATGATACTATTGAATGGCTGATAAAAAATATTCCGAACAACAATGGCAAAGTCGGAATGTGGGGAAATTCTTATCCGGGTTTTTATACAATAATGGGAGCGATTGATGCTCATCCAAATCTTGCAGCTGTATCTCCGCAAGCTCCGATTTCTGATTGGTTCATTGGTGATGATATGCATCATAACGGTGCTTTTTCATTACAAATGTCTTTCAACTTTTTTAAGAATTTTGGAATCCCAAGAAAAGCTCCAACAACTCAATGGCAGAGAGGTGCTGATTATCCATCGCCGGATAATTATTCTTTCTTCCTGAAACACACGCCAATTAAAAAACTGAATGAAAACATTCTGAAAAATTCTATTCCGTTTTGGGATTCGATAATGGCACACGGAAGTTATGATTACTTCTGGCAGGAAAGAAGTAACCTTAAACATCTGAAGAACATTAAACCGGCAGTTCTTATTGTTGGCGGTTGGTACGATGCTGAGGATTTATTCGGTCCGTTAAATATTTATAAAACTATTGAGAAAAATGATCAGGATAATCAATGCAGGATTGTTATGGGTCCGTGGACTCACGGTTCTTGGATTGCAACAAAAGGTGATTCACTAGGTGATTTTTATTTTGGCAGTAACACTGCTGATTATTACAGACAAAAAATATTAATTCCGTTTTTCAACTATTATCTGAAAGGAATTGGAAAACCTTTGACATCAGATGCTTATATGTTTAATACCGGTGAAAATAAATTTTATCAATTCAATCAATGGCCTCCGGAGAATGTAACAACATCAGATTTATTCCTTTCATCAGATTATAAATTAAGCTTTTCTTCTGACTTTGGTTCAAAAGAATTTTCAGAATATCTGAGTGACCCCTGGAATCCGGTTCCATATACTTCAAAATTTCTTGACTCGAAAAATTTCTATAACAGAACTTTTATGATAGAAGACCAGAGATATGTTTCAACAAGACCTGATGTTCTTACTTTCGAAACCGAGCCGCTTGATACTGATTTTACTATTGCCGGCCCGATTGAAGCTACTCTTTATGTTTCAACTTCAGGTACTGATGCAGATTTTGTTGTTAAGGTAATTGATGTCTATCCTGATGATGAACCTAATCCTGAACCAAATCCCAATCAGGTTGAAATGGGTGGATATCAAAGATTAGTTCGTGCAGAAATAATGAGAGGCAAATTCCGAAACAGTTATGAAAATCCTGAACCGTTTACTCCGAACAAAATCGAGGAAGTTAAAATTAAATTGAATGATGCCTTTCATACCTTCAAGAAAGGACATAAGATAATGATTCAGATACACAGCAGTTGGTTTCCTTTCTTTGATAGTAATCCGCAAACTTTTACTGATATTTATAATGCAGATGAAAAAGATTTCGTAAAAGCTCAAATAAAAGTTTATCATTCAAAAGATTATCAATCAAAAATTTCATTTAAAATTTACGGAGAGAAGCAATGA
- a CDS encoding S8 family peptidase produces the protein MNKKIILLLVIVTSFSLAQQKYFIFFKDKGIDKSISLSKSSSEYQIAVNSLKEKAIERRKKNLGEEIIRFEDLPLRNDYLNELRKLGIKIVHELNWFNCVSAVVSQDKIDIIRSLPFVEDIKPVKRISFKKDLIQESLLKENNFNLFVNEYGPSFTQLNLSDVPLVHSKGIDGRNVLVGLLDSGFDWKRHTALSTRDVVAEYDFVFDDSVTANQSQDVPGQDFHGTLVFSIIGGYRDSILIGSAFNSSFLLAKTEYIATETHVEEDNYAAALIWMENLGVDITSSSLGYNEFDTGEDSYTYEDMNGKTTIVSKAVDLAFERGVVTFTSAGNEGNTKWKYITAPADAFNVIAVGSVDAQNNPASFSSVGPTYDGRIKPEVVAMGVSVYGALAGTTNDYRYANGTSTSSPIAAGVAALLLSKFPHLTNSQVRSIILESSSNSQSPNNQIGYGLISAKSALEFPNIRQVNGSYLLNKIFFDDSKNPNSIRLHISEDGASFTSYNFNTFKDDTYEFVLPSFSNGKKLEFYFTYQDSSGNLTRVPSNKNYKMFYGLLNILLNLNLSSNNLDYTVSDIYPNPFLPLKNKVVRINYRSSGNESFRLSIIDASGRSVKEISQISNPGENVVEWDGTNDEKILCSSGVYYFLISLNGKQFGKKLVLLK, from the coding sequence ATGAATAAAAAAATTATTTTACTTCTTGTAATTGTCACTTCATTTTCACTTGCTCAACAAAAATATTTTATCTTCTTTAAAGACAAAGGAATTGATAAAAGCATTTCGTTAAGTAAATCCTCTTCAGAATATCAGATAGCAGTTAATTCTCTAAAAGAAAAAGCAATTGAACGAAGAAAGAAAAATCTTGGTGAAGAAATAATTCGTTTCGAAGATTTGCCTTTGAGAAACGATTATCTGAATGAATTAAGAAAACTCGGAATAAAGATTGTTCACGAACTGAACTGGTTCAATTGCGTTTCTGCAGTCGTTTCTCAGGATAAAATTGATATTATACGTTCGCTTCCGTTTGTTGAAGATATAAAACCAGTTAAAAGAATATCATTCAAAAAAGATTTAATTCAGGAATCACTTCTTAAAGAGAATAATTTCAACCTCTTCGTTAATGAATACGGACCATCTTTTACTCAATTAAATTTGTCAGATGTTCCTTTAGTTCATTCCAAAGGAATTGATGGAAGAAATGTTTTGGTCGGATTATTAGACTCAGGATTTGACTGGAAAAGACATACTGCACTTTCAACAAGAGATGTAGTTGCTGAATATGATTTTGTGTTTGATGATTCTGTTACTGCAAATCAATCACAGGATGTTCCCGGACAGGATTTTCACGGAACATTAGTTTTTTCAATTATCGGAGGTTATCGGGATAGTATTTTAATTGGCTCAGCTTTCAACAGTTCATTCCTGCTTGCAAAAACTGAATACATCGCAACTGAAACTCATGTTGAAGAAGACAATTACGCAGCCGCTTTAATTTGGATGGAAAATCTTGGTGTGGATATCACAAGTAGTTCACTTGGTTATAATGAATTCGATACGGGCGAAGATTCATATACTTATGAAGATATGAATGGCAAAACTACTATAGTTAGCAAAGCAGTTGATTTAGCATTCGAAAGAGGTGTGGTTACATTTACTTCTGCTGGTAATGAAGGAAATACAAAATGGAAATACATTACTGCACCAGCCGATGCCTTTAATGTTATTGCAGTCGGTTCGGTTGATGCACAAAATAATCCCGCAAGTTTTAGTTCAGTTGGACCAACTTATGACGGGAGAATTAAACCGGAAGTGGTTGCAATGGGAGTTTCAGTCTATGGTGCTTTAGCAGGTACAACGAATGATTACCGTTATGCAAACGGAACATCTACTTCATCTCCAATTGCTGCCGGAGTAGCTGCATTACTTCTTTCTAAATTTCCGCACTTAACAAATTCACAGGTCAGAAGTATAATTCTAGAATCATCATCAAATTCACAATCACCAAATAATCAGATTGGTTATGGATTAATCTCTGCAAAAAGTGCATTGGAATTTCCTAACATCAGACAGGTAAATGGAAGTTATCTGCTGAACAAAATATTTTTTGATGATTCAAAAAATCCGAATTCAATTCGACTTCATATTTCTGAAGATGGAGCATCATTTACAAGTTATAATTTCAACACTTTCAAAGATGACACTTACGAATTTGTTCTTCCATCATTCTCAAACGGTAAGAAACTTGAATTTTACTTTACATATCAGGATAGCTCGGGAAATCTGACAAGAGTTCCTTCAAACAAAAATTATAAAATGTTTTACGGTTTGTTAAATATTTTACTCAACTTAAACTTATCTAGTAATAATCTTGATTATACTGTTAGCGACATTTATCCAAATCCATTTCTGCCATTGAAGAATAAAGTTGTCAGAATTAATTATCGTTCATCAGGAAATGAGTCTTTCAGACTTTCAATTATTGATGCTTCAGGAAGAAGTGTAAAAGAGATTTCACAGATTAGTAATCCAGGTGAAAATGTTGTTGAGTGGGATGGAACGAATGACGAAAAAATTCTTTGCTCAAGTGGAGTCTATTATTTCCTTATCTCTCTCAACGGAAAACAATTTGGTAAAAAATTAGTTCTATTAAAGTAA
- a CDS encoding YigZ family protein → MHSNPLSSKSLPEQIKTVFEFNESVYKEKSSEFIAQIYHIEKHEQAETILDTVRKKYFDATHHCYAYKLLNYEIKSSDDGEPKGTAGLRILNAIEHYGLTNVLIIVIRYFGGTKLGVGPLGKAYYQSALNVIDEKKIVQLNLYQEISVQIEFNYISQFHRVVNNYEGIIDNSEYSDFAKFYISIKTSLVDDFKNELLNTTNGTAKIEIHQSFTYNKSLTST, encoded by the coding sequence ATGCACTCTAATCCTTTATCATCCAAATCACTTCCAGAACAAATAAAAACTGTGTTTGAGTTCAATGAAAGCGTTTATAAGGAAAAATCATCTGAATTTATCGCTCAGATATATCACATTGAAAAGCATGAACAAGCAGAAACAATTCTTGACACAGTCAGAAAGAAGTATTTTGATGCAACACATCACTGCTATGCATACAAACTGCTCAATTATGAAATAAAATCATCTGACGATGGTGAACCAAAAGGTACTGCCGGATTAAGAATTCTTAACGCAATTGAGCATTATGGGCTTACAAATGTTTTGATAATTGTTATTCGCTATTTCGGTGGCACAAAATTAGGAGTTGGTCCGCTTGGAAAAGCTTATTATCAATCTGCATTAAATGTTATTGATGAAAAGAAAATTGTACAATTAAATCTTTATCAAGAAATTTCTGTACAAATAGAATTTAATTATATCAGTCAATTTCACCGAGTTGTTAATAATTACGAGGGAATAATTGATAATTCTGAATATAGCGACTTTGCAAAATTTTATATCTCCATTAAAACATCATTAGTTGATGATTTCAAGAATGAATTACTTAATACTACTAACGGAACAGCTAAGATTGAAATCCATCAATCATTTACTTATAACAAATCCTTAACCTCCACTTGA
- the uvrA gene encoding excinuclease ABC subunit UvrA, with protein sequence MEKDKIIIKGAREHNLKNIDVEIPRESFTVITGLSGSGKSSLAFDTIYAEGQRRYIESLSAYARQFLDMLEKPDVDLIDGLSPAISIEQKSTSGNPRSTVGTVTEIYDYLRLLFARVGTPHCYNCGKPVVKQSSNQIIDSILTNYNGKKITVLAPVIRGRKGHYRELFEEILSDGFLKVRVDGEYFEIYKGFSVDRYKLHNIEIAVDKLQVSEKSRNRLTESVDVALNYGGGIVIIDTGKEDKVYSRHLACLDCGISYRELAPNSFSFNSPYGSCQNCEGLGEIKELDINLIIPDWNKSINEEAIAALGKPRQIWFFNQLEAIGKKYGFDFDTKLKDLTEEQKDILLNGTKDKIPFTYTYGKGKPVTYLHRFTGLMEYLRNYYSTTTSASIREWVESFMNTVTCPVCNGGRLKKESLSVKFAGKNISEITNLSINRAIEFFAKLKLTGRDAQISKPILKEITTRLQFLSNVGLDYLTLNRSARTLSGGESQRIRLATQIGSQLAGVLYVLDEPSIGLHQSDNIKLINSLKELRDLGNTVIVVEHDKETIENSDFMIDLGPGAGEQGGKVCIAGETKKLVDSKNGFDSITLSYLKHRKEIKIPEQRRKGNGKFILLNGASGNNLKNVDLKIPLGTLTLVTGVSGSGKSSLINETLVKILMRKFYNSAVVPLPYKSVEGLENIDKVIEIDQSPIGRTPRSNPATYTGLFTLIRDLFAQLPESKMRGYEPGRFSFNVEGGRCEACSGDGVKKIEMNFLPDVYVTCDVCHGKRYNRETLQVLYKTKSIADVLDMRVDEALEFFEDLPRIKRKIKAIHDVGLGYIRLGQQATTLSGGEAQRVKLATELSKVSTGKTLYILDEPTTGLHFEDVNILMNVLNKLVDKGNTVIVIEHNLDVIKLADWIIDLGPGGGEFGGEIIAEGTPEEIVNNKKSLTGKFLKKELK encoded by the coding sequence TTGGAAAAAGACAAAATAATAATTAAAGGTGCACGCGAACATAATCTCAAGAATATTGATGTCGAGATACCGCGTGAATCCTTCACTGTAATAACAGGTTTATCAGGTTCCGGTAAATCTTCACTTGCCTTCGATACAATTTATGCTGAAGGACAGAGAAGGTATATCGAATCGCTTTCAGCTTATGCAAGGCAGTTTCTTGATATGCTTGAAAAACCTGATGTAGATTTAATTGATGGATTAAGTCCTGCAATTTCAATTGAACAGAAATCAACTTCCGGAAATCCTCGTTCAACAGTTGGAACTGTAACTGAAATTTATGATTACCTTCGTTTGTTATTTGCAAGAGTCGGAACTCCGCATTGTTACAATTGCGGCAAACCGGTTGTAAAACAATCATCAAATCAGATAATTGATTCTATTCTTACAAACTATAATGGTAAAAAGATTACTGTTTTAGCTCCTGTTATAAGAGGAAGAAAAGGACATTATCGGGAATTGTTTGAAGAGATTCTCTCAGATGGATTTCTAAAAGTCAGAGTTGATGGTGAGTATTTTGAAATCTATAAAGGATTCAGTGTTGACAGATACAAACTGCATAATATTGAAATTGCAGTTGACAAACTTCAGGTAAGTGAAAAATCAAGAAACCGTTTAACTGAATCTGTTGATGTTGCGTTAAACTACGGTGGAGGAATAGTAATTATTGATACAGGAAAGGAAGATAAAGTTTACAGCCGTCATCTTGCCTGTCTTGATTGTGGAATAAGTTATCGTGAACTTGCACCAAATTCATTTTCATTTAACTCGCCTTATGGTTCCTGTCAAAACTGCGAAGGTCTTGGAGAAATCAAAGAACTTGATATTAACCTGATCATCCCGGATTGGAATAAATCAATAAACGAAGAAGCAATTGCAGCGCTTGGTAAACCAAGACAAATCTGGTTTTTCAATCAGCTTGAAGCAATAGGAAAAAAATATGGTTTTGATTTCGATACCAAATTAAAAGATTTAACAGAGGAACAAAAAGATATACTTCTTAACGGCACAAAAGATAAAATTCCCTTTACTTACACTTACGGAAAAGGTAAGCCGGTTACTTATCTTCATCGTTTTACAGGATTGATGGAATATCTCAGAAATTATTATTCAACCACAACATCAGCAAGTATTCGTGAGTGGGTTGAATCATTTATGAATACTGTGACATGTCCTGTTTGTAATGGCGGAAGATTAAAGAAAGAATCACTATCTGTTAAGTTTGCCGGAAAAAATATAAGTGAGATAACTAATCTTTCAATCAATCGTGCAATCGAATTCTTTGCTAAACTAAAACTTACAGGAAGAGATGCACAAATTTCAAAACCAATTTTGAAAGAGATAACAACCAGACTTCAGTTTCTTTCAAATGTGGGATTGGATTATCTGACATTAAATCGTTCTGCAAGAACTTTGTCGGGTGGAGAATCACAGAGAATAAGATTAGCAACTCAGATTGGCTCTCAGCTCGCAGGAGTATTGTATGTTCTTGATGAACCTTCAATAGGATTGCATCAGAGCGATAACATAAAACTCATAAACTCGCTTAAAGAATTAAGAGACCTTGGAAACACTGTTATCGTAGTTGAGCACGATAAAGAAACAATAGAAAATTCTGACTTTATGATTGACCTTGGACCCGGAGCAGGTGAACAGGGAGGAAAAGTTTGTATTGCCGGCGAAACTAAAAAGTTAGTTGACTCAAAAAATGGCTTTGATTCAATTACACTTTCATATTTGAAGCATCGGAAAGAAATTAAAATTCCTGAGCAGAGAAGAAAAGGCAATGGCAAATTTATTTTACTTAATGGCGCTTCAGGAAATAACTTAAAAAATGTTGATTTGAAAATTCCTCTTGGAACTCTGACACTAGTAACAGGAGTTAGCGGCTCAGGTAAATCAAGTTTGATTAACGAAACTCTTGTTAAAATTTTGATGAGAAAGTTTTATAACTCAGCAGTGGTTCCGCTTCCTTATAAATCAGTTGAAGGACTTGAAAATATTGACAAAGTAATTGAGATTGATCAGTCACCAATTGGCAGAACACCGCGATCAAACCCAGCTACTTATACTGGTTTATTTACTTTAATTCGTGATTTGTTTGCTCAACTTCCTGAATCGAAAATGAGAGGATATGAACCGGGAAGATTCAGCTTTAATGTGGAAGGAGGAAGATGTGAAGCTTGTTCAGGTGATGGAGTAAAAAAGATTGAAATGAATTTTCTTCCTGATGTTTATGTAACCTGCGATGTTTGTCACGGAAAGCGTTATAACAGAGAAACACTTCAGGTTTTGTATAAAACAAAATCAATTGCCGATGTTCTTGATATGCGAGTTGACGAAGCTCTGGAATTTTTTGAAGACTTGCCGAGAATTAAAAGGAAGATTAAAGCAATTCACGATGTTGGTTTAGGTTATATAAGACTTGGACAACAGGCAACAACACTTTCCGGTGGCGAAGCACAACGGGTTAAGCTCGCTACTGAATTAAGCAAAGTTTCAACAGGAAAAACTTTATATATCCTTGATGAACCAACAACAGGACTTCATTTTGAAGATGTAAACATTCTTATGAATGTGCTGAATAAATTAGTTGATAAAGGAAATACTGTCATAGTTATTGAACACAATCTCGATGTAATAAAGTTAGCAGATTGGATAATTGATCTCGGTCCCGGAGGAGGAGAATTCGGTGGAGAAATTATCGCTGAAGGAACTCCCGAAGAAATTGTAAACAACAAAAAAAGTCTCACCGGAAAATTTTTGAAGAAAGAATTAAAGTAA
- a CDS encoding sulfite exporter TauE/SafE family protein, with translation MSDIFSVLILFGVGAIAAFINVNAGGGSSLTLPALIFLGLDASVANGTNRVAIIFQNISAVYSFKKEKYYELKNSMILSLLSLPGAIAGAVFAVKISNDAFEKVLGIIMILIIITMIIPQKREKNVTADFKVDWKVVLSMILIGFYGGFLQVGVGFIIMALLHNILKLDLIRVNMHKVFIVFIFTIPALLVFILTNNVNWFYGLSLSAGNAFGGWWGAKLSVKKGEKLIKAVLIVSIFIMAIKLLNIF, from the coding sequence TTGTCTGATATTTTCTCTGTCTTGATTCTCTTTGGCGTTGGAGCAATTGCTGCGTTTATTAATGTAAACGCTGGTGGTGGCTCATCACTCACTTTGCCTGCATTAATTTTTCTCGGACTTGATGCATCTGTTGCAAACGGGACTAATCGTGTTGCAATCATATTCCAGAATATCTCTGCTGTTTATTCATTCAAAAAAGAAAAATATTATGAATTGAAAAACAGTATGATTCTTTCGCTTCTGAGTTTACCCGGAGCGATAGCTGGTGCTGTCTTTGCGGTAAAAATATCCAATGATGCTTTTGAAAAAGTTCTTGGGATAATAATGATTCTGATAATTATTACTATGATTATACCTCAGAAGCGGGAAAAAAATGTTACTGCTGATTTCAAAGTTGATTGGAAAGTTGTACTCTCGATGATACTAATTGGCTTTTATGGAGGATTTCTTCAGGTTGGTGTTGGATTCATTATAATGGCTTTGCTTCATAATATTCTTAAACTCGATTTAATAAGGGTAAATATGCATAAGGTTTTTATCGTATTCATTTTCACAATTCCTGCATTACTTGTTTTTATTTTGACAAACAATGTCAACTGGTTTTATGGATTAAGCCTTTCTGCCGGAAATGCTTTTGGTGGATGGTGGGGAGCTAAACTTTCAGTAAAGAAAGGAGAAAAACTAATCAAAGCAGTTCTAATAGTTTCAATTTTCATAATGGCAATTAAACTACTGAATATTTTTTAG
- a CDS encoding O-methyltransferase — MSRIILPLQEKYLDSFDKKKDSLLKSMEEFAEENNVPILSNLSANLLEQLIVMNKPQRVLEIGTAIGYSTIRIARKLGRKSIIHTIEKSTDNITIAKDNFKKSGLESKIKLLEGDALRIMPQLQKKYDFIFLDADKEDYKRLFDYSMVLLKKGGVIFVDNLLWHGYVAANKIPPKYKKSTALIRDFNRIFMTQPSLSSTILPVGDGIGIGVKVL; from the coding sequence ATGTCAAGAATTATTTTACCTCTGCAAGAAAAGTATCTTGATTCATTCGATAAGAAAAAAGATTCGCTTCTAAAGAGTATGGAAGAGTTTGCAGAGGAAAATAATGTTCCAATACTTTCGAACCTTTCAGCAAATCTTCTGGAGCAACTAATCGTAATGAATAAACCTCAGCGAGTTTTAGAAATAGGAACAGCAATCGGTTACTCTACAATCCGAATAGCAAGAAAGTTAGGAAGAAAATCAATTATTCATACGATTGAAAAAAGCACTGACAACATCACTATTGCTAAAGATAATTTCAAAAAATCCGGACTTGAAAGCAAGATTAAACTTCTCGAAGGTGATGCCTTAAGAATAATGCCGCAGCTTCAGAAAAAGTATGATTTTATTTTTCTTGACGCTGATAAGGAAGACTATAAAAGATTGTTTGATTACTCAATGGTGCTTTTGAAAAAGGGAGGAGTAATTTTTGTTGATAATCTTCTGTGGCACGGTTATGTAGCAGCGAATAAGATTCCGCCAAAGTATAAAAAGTCCACTGCACTTATAAGAGATTTCAACAGAATTTTTATGACACAGCCGTCATTATCTTCAACCATATTACCCGTTGGTGATGGAATTGGAATAGGAGTAAAAGTACTATGA